The stretch of DNA GGCCGCCGCGCCCGGCTACGCCCCACCGGGACGCGACCTGGTGCAGGTGACCGCCCTGGCGGGCGCCGGTCTCTCCGACGCGGCGGCGCTGGCGCAGGCGGCCCGGCTGTGGGGCACCGACGTCGACGCGTGGGAGCTGCTGGTGCGCCACGACGTCGTCCGCGCGCTGCCGAGGGCGGTCCCCCCGCTGGAGCCCGCCCGCCGCGCCGACGTCGGCGGCGGGATGTTCGTCTGCGGCGACCACCGCGAGACGCCCTCGATCCAGGGAGCCCTCGCGTCGGGCGTGCGGGCCGCGCAGGACGTCGCCGCGGCCGTCGGCGCCCGCTGACCCCGACGGCCGGCGGGGCTACTTGGCGGCGTCGCCACCCGTGGAGAGGGCGGCGATGAACGCCTCCTGGGGGACCTCGACGCGGCCGATGTTCTTCATCCGCTTCTTGCCCTCCTTCTGCTTCTCCAGCAGCTTGCGCTTGCGGCTGATGTCGCCGCCGTAGCACTTGGCGAGCACGTCCTTGCGCATCGCACGGATGTTCTCGCGGGCGATGATGCGGGCGCCGATGGCGGCCTGGATGGGCACCTCGAACTGCTGGCGCGGGATGAGCTCCTTGAGCTTGCCCGCGAGCATCACGCCGTACGCGTAGGCCGAGTCGCGGTGGACGATGGCGCTGAACGCGTCGACCACCTCGCCCTGCAGCATGATGTCGACCTTGACGAGGTCGGCCTGCTGCTCGCCGGCGAGCTCGTAGTTCAGCGACGCGTAGCCCTTCGTGCGACTCTTCAGCGCGTCGAAGAAGTCGAACATGATCTCGCCCATGGGCAGCGTGTAGCGGATCTCGACGCGGTCCTCGGACAGGTAGTCCATGCCGTTCAGCTGGCCGCGGCGGGCCTGGCAGAGCTCCATGATGACGCCGATGTAGTCCGACGGCGCGAGGATCGTCGCGGAGACGATCGGCTCGTGCACCGAGGCGATCTTGCCGTCCGACGGGTACTCGCTCGGGTTGGTGACGACGATCTCGCGACCGTCCTCCATGACCACCTTGTAGACGACGTTCGGCGCCGTGGAGATGAGGTCGAGGTCGAACTCGCGCTCGAGACGCTCGCGCACGATCTCCAGGTGCAGCAGGCCGAGGAAGCCGATGCGGAAGCCGAAGCCCAGCGCGCCCGACGACTCCGGCTCGTACACGAGCGCGGCGTCGTTGAGCTGCAGCTTCTCGAGGGCCTCGCGCAGGGTCGAGAAGTCGTCGCCGTCGATCGGGTACAGGCCCGAGAAGACCATCGGGTTGGGGTGCGCGTAGCCGCCGAGCGGCTCGTCGGCCGGGCGCGCGTTCGACGTGACGGTGTCACCGACGCGCGACTGGCGCACCTCCTTCACCCCCGTGATGAGGTAGCCGACCTCGCCGACGCCGAGGTGGTCGGCCTTGACCGGCTCGGGGCTGATGACGCCGACCTCGAGCATCTCGTGCACGGCGTTCGTCGACATCATCTTGATCTTGTCGCGGTGGCTGAGCCGACCGTCGACGACGCGGACGTAGGTGATGACGCCGCGGTAGGTGTCGTAGACGGAGTCGAAGATCAGCGCCCGCGGCGGACCGTCGGCGTCACCCTCCGGCGGCGGCACCTCGTCGACGATGAGGTTGAGCAGCGCCTCGACACCCTGGCCGGTCTTGGCCGAGACGCGCAGCACGTCGTCGGGGTCGCCGCCGATGATGCCGGCGATCTCCTCGGCGTACTTCTCCGGCTGCGCGCCGGGCAGGTCGATCTTGTTCAGCACGGGGATGATGTGCAGGTCGGCGTCCATCGCCAGGTACAGGTTCGCCAGCGTCTGCGCCTCGATGCCCTGGGCGGCGTCGACGAGCAGGATGGCGCCCTCGCAGGCCTCCAGCGAGCGGCTCACCTCGTAGGTGAAGTCGACGTGGCCGGGCGTGTCGATCATGTTGAGCACGTAGTGCGTCCCGGCGTCGTCGCCCGCGCTCTTGGTGAACGGCATGCGGACGGCCTGGCTCTTGATGGTGATGCCGCGCTCGCGCTCGATGTCCATGCGGTCGAGGTACTGGGCCCGCGCGGCACGCTCGTCGACGACGCCGGTGAGCTGCAGCATGCGGTCGGCCAGCGTCGACTTGCCGTGGTCGATGTGCGCGATGATGCAGAAGTTGCGCAGGAGGGACGGGTCGGTCGAACCCGGCTGGGGCGCCGCGCCCGGCGTCGTGGTGCTCGTCATGGTGCCCCCATCCTCCCATCCGGGGCGAGGCCCGTGAGCACGCCCACCGGGGCGTACCCACCGGGGCTCACGTCCAGAGGTAGGCGATGGCGACGTTGACCACGACCAGGCCGGCCACGACGTGCGCGAACGGGTTCGGCGTGGGGCGACGTCGGGTGCCGTGGGCGAGGCCCACCGCGACGAAGGCGATGGCCAGCTTGAGCCCGATCTTGGCGTAGTTCAGGTCGACGTCGGCCGCGGGCGCGACGCCGGTCAGCACGACGCCGAGCACGAAGGCGGCGGTCACACCGACGACCATCGCGAGGTTGAGCTGGGGGCGGCGGATCGTCGTCACGTAGCCGACGAGGGCCACCACCCAGCTGAGGACGTGGAGCCAGACCAGGACGTCGTAGAGCGTCTGCATGCCTCGGATCGTAGGACCCCCTCCCCGCGTCGTGGGGAGCTGGCGACGGTTTCGGCGCGGACTTTCGTCATCAGGTCCACGGAACGCGGGCGAGGCGAGGGGCGCTCGGGGCTGATTTGGGGGCGCACGGTGCTCGCTGGTACTGTGGGTGGTCGCGTGCCCGCACGCACGCCCTCACACTTGCAGCACATTCCCTTCACGCACGAGAGAACAGGTCAGCCACGTGGCGAACATCAAGTCGCAGATTAAGCGGAACCGTCAGAACGAGGCCGCTCGCGAGCGCAACAAGTCGGTGCGTTCCGCGCTGAAGACGGCCGTGCGTCGCTTCCACGCCGCCGTCGAGGCCGGCGAGACCGACCAGGCCAAGGCGTACGCCGCCGAGGCGGGCAAGAAGCTCGACAAGGCCGCCAGCAAGGGCGTCATCCACAAGAACCAGGCGGCGAACCGCAAGTCGGCCATCGCCAAGAAGGCCGCGTCGCTCTGACCGCAGCCCCCCAGCATCGACGAAGGCCCCCGGCACCGCCGGGGGCCTTCGTCGTGCTCAGGCGCTGACGACCGCGCAGGGCCGACGCACACGGCGGCGACGTCAACGCCGGCGTGCGGCCGCGACCTGCAGGACCATGCGCTCGACGGCGTACGCGGGATCGGCCGCGCCGCCCTTGACGTCGATGTCGGCCTGCGCGACCGCGTCGAGCGCGCGGGCCAGCCCGGACGGCTCCCACCCCTGCAGCTGGCGCCGCAGCACGCGCACCTTGAACGGCGGCGCACCGACGTGGCGGGCCAGCTCGCCCTCGCCCAGCCGCGCGGGCGCGTCGGCGAGACGGGCGAGCTGACGCAGCCCAGCGGCGAGCGCGCTCGTGATGAGCACCGGCGCGACCTTGGCGGTCTCGGCCCAGCGCGCCTGCTCGAGCGCGACGTTGATCCGCCCCTCGATGGCGGCGTCGGCGATCTCGTAGCCGCGCACGTCGGCGCGACCGCCGAAGTAGCGGCGCACGACCTCGACCGTGACCTCGCTGCCGGAGTCGAGGGTCGCGGCCAGCTGGTCGGCGGCACCGGCGAGGGCGCGCAGGTCCTGGCCCACGGCGGCGACCAGCAGCGTCGCCGCCTCCTCGTCGATCCGCGTGCCGAGGTCGCGCAGCTCGCCGGCCACCCACCGCGCGTGGTCGCGCTCGTACTTCGGCGCCTCGTTCTTGACCTCGTGGACCGCCGCCTGGGCGCGCAGCTTGTCGAGCAGACCCTTGCCCTTCTGCCCTCCCCCGTGCACGAGCACGACGGCGACGTCGGGACTGGGGTCCTTCGCGTAGGCCAGCAGCTCGCCCTGGGCGACGTCGGGCAGGTCCTGCAGCTCGGTCAGGACGAGGGCGCTGGCGGAGCTGAAGAGCGACGGGCTCGTGAGTCCGGCGATCTCGCCCGCCCCGAGGCCGCCCGACGTGGCGGTGGCGACCTCGCACTCGGCGTCGGCGGCCTTGATGCCGGCCACGGCGCGCGCCCGGGTGCGGTCGGACAGGTACTCCGAGCTCCCGGTGATGAGCAGGATCTTCCCGAACGGCGACGCCACGCGCCCAGCGTAGTCGTCCGCTCCGACGAGCCCGCCCGACGACGCGGGCGTACGCTCTCGCCATGCCGCTCGACGCCGACGACGTCGTCGCCCACGCCGACGACGCGTGGGTGGACCACCTGGTCCGCTTCGGCTTCGTGGCCTACGGGCTCGTGCACCTCGTGCTGGCGTTCCTCGCGCTGCAGCTCGCGTTCGGGCACCGCAGCGGCTCGGCCGACACCCGAGGCGCGCTGGCCGAGCTGGCGCAGCAGCCGTTCGGCCGGACCGTGCTCTGGCTCGTGGTCGCGGGGATGGCGGTGCTCGTCCTGTGGCGCGTGCTCGAGGCGGTCGTCGGGCACCGCGACGACGACGGCGCGACGCTGTGGGCGGCTCGCGGTGCCGACCTGGTCAAGGCGGTGGTCTACGGCGTCGTGGGCTGGAGCGGCGTGCAGGTCATCACCCGGAGCGGCAGCTCGGGCGGGTCGGGCAGCGAGACGTGGACGGCGCGCGCCTTGGCCCTGCCCGCCGGCGCGGTGCTCGTAGGCGTGGCCGGGCTCGCCGTCGTGGGCTACGGCGCGTGGACGGCATGGCGCGGACTCAGCGACCGGCACCGCGAGCACCTCGCGCCGGAGGGTCTGAGCGGCACCTCGGGCGACTGGCTCCTGCGTCTCGGCGCGGTCGGGCACGTGGCGAAGGGGGTCGCCATCGGGCTGGTCGGGACCCTGTTCTGCTTCGCCGCGCTGACCCACGACGCCGACCGCTCGGGCGGCCTCGACGAGGCCCTGCGCACGGTCCTGCAGCAGCCCTTCGGACCATGGTTGCTGGCGCTCATCGCGGTGGGGATCGGCCTGTACGGCGTCTGGTGCCTCGCCCGGGCGCGCTACCTCGACCGCTGACCGCTCCCCCGCGACACGACCGACAGGCGTCCGTCGCGCACGACGACCGCGACGTCGCCCTCGTGGTCGGTGCGGTGCACCACCGCGCCGACCTGGCGCAGCATCCGCAGGGCGGTGCCGGTGGGGTGCCCGTAGTCGTTTTCGGCCCCGACGGACACGGTGGCCAGGCGTGGAGCGACCGCACGCGTGAACCGCCACGACGTGTCGGCGCTGCCGTGGTGCGCGACCTTCAGCACGTCGGCCCGCACGACGCTGCCGGCGCGGAGCACGTGCTCCTGCGCCTCCTCCCCCACGTCGCCCGTCAGCAGGAGGGTCACGCCCCGCACCACCACGCGCAGGACCACGCTGTCGGCGTTGCGGTCGACCTCGATCCTCCGAGCCCGCGTCGTGGGCTGAGCCCGCGGCCAGAGCACGTCGGCCGTCACGTCGCCCACCACGAGACGGTCGCCCCGCGACACCGTGCGGGTGGGGACCCCTGGCACCGTGGGCCCCGGGCGTCCGACGAGCACCGCGCCGACCGCACGACCGCCCGCCACCCCTGACCTCCCGCCCACGTGGTCGGCGTCGCCGTGCGTCAGCACGAGGGCCGGGATACGCCGCACGCCGAGACCGCGCAGGCAGCGGTCGACGTCGACGGGCTCGAGACCGGCGTCGACGACCACCGCCTCGTCCTGGCCGGAGCGCAGCACGGTGGCGTCGCCCTGGCCGACGTCGCACTGCACCATGACCCACCCGGGCGGTGGCCACCCGGGGCTGGGCGGTCGCAGCATCGCGAGGCACAGGCCCAGGACCAGGCCGGTCGCGACGACCGGGCGCGAGGCGGCGCGGCGGCCGAGCCACAGCACCACCGGCACGACGCCCAGCAGCCACCACCACGGGTAGGGCCAGACCAGGCTCGCCCCGGGAAGGGCCGCGGCGTGGTGCGCCACGAGCACGATCCAGCCGGCGCAGGCCGCGGCCGCGGTGCCGAGGACCGACGCGACCGACGGGACGACGAGGTCGAGGAGCCCGGCCACCAGCCCCAGTACCGTCGCGGGCGCGACCGCCGGCGCCGCGAGGAGGTTGGCGACGACGGCGACGACGGACACCTCGGACGACAGCGCCGCGATGACCGGCGTGCAGGCCGCCTGTGCGGCGAGCGGCACGGCGACCGCGACGGCCACCCACCGCGGTGCCCACCGCTCCAGGGCCCGCACGAACGGGGGTGCGAGCAGCAGGATGCCGGCGGTCGCGCTCACGGACAGCACGAACCCCGCCGCGCGCGAGAGCCACGGGTCGCAGAACAGCAGCGCTACGACGGCGACGCAGAGCGTGCGCACACCACCGCGCGACCCCAGCCCGAGGGCTGCGAGCCCGACGACCCCCATGCCCGCGGCCCGGAGCACACTCGGCTCGGGCCGCGCCAGCAGCACGAACCCGACGACGCCGAGCAGACCCACCGCCAGGAGCACGCGCGGCGGCGCCCGGCCCGCTCGCGCCACCGCCAGCACCAGCGCGAGCACGATCGTGAGGTTCGTCCCCGAGACGGCCAGCAGGTGCGTCAGACCGGTGCGTCGGAACTCCTCCTCGACGCGGGGCGAGAGGTCGGCGTCGTCACCGACCACGAGGGCCGGCACGAGGGCGGCGGGAGCGCCGGGCACGTGGTCGACGGCGTGGCGCACACCCGCTCGCACGCGCTCGGAGGCCGACCACCACCAGGCGCTGCCCTGGACAGCCGAGCGTCGCTCGACGCGCAGCGTCGCGGTGTCCTGGTCGTCGTCCGCCGGCGACAGCCGACCGTCGACCGTGAGCCGACGACCGACGACGAGGTCGCGGTGCTCGCCGACGAGGAAGGCCGTCACGGGGTCGCGGACGCCATGCACCCGACCGCGCTGGTCGCGCAGCCGCAGCACCACGAGGCCCACGACCGTGCCAGGACCACCGACGCCCTCGAAGGTGCGGCCGTCGCGACTCACCTGCACCTCGAGCGTCACCCGCGCCCGCTGCTCGGCGAGCGCGGCCGTCGGGGTCGCGCGGACGTCGCCGAGCCGCCAGGTCACCGACGTCGCGACGGCGGCCACGGCCACCGCCACCAGCGCGACGCGGGGCCAGCGCCGTGCTGCGACGCCCGCGAGTGCGACGGCCCCGAGAGCCGCGACGACGGTAGCACCTGGCCCGGCGGTCACGCCCCAGGCGGCGACGGCCCACGCGCCGAGCGCCGCCGGCACCAGCCGGACGTCGACGCCGGCGAGCACCAGGACCGGGCGCCTCACACGCTCACGCGGTCGCGGAGGTCCTCGAGGGTCTTCTCGCCGATGCCGGCGACGTCGAGCAGGTCGTCGACCGACGTGAAGCGTCCGTTCTCGGTGCGCCAGTCGAGGATCGCCTGGGCGGTGACCGGGCCTACGCCGGGCAGCGCGTCGAGCTCCTCGAGCGTGGCCGTGTTGAGGTTGACGGCGACGCCCGGTCCACCCGTGCCGCCCGTGCCCGGGCCTGCCACGGCAGCTGCGGGAGGGTCGACGCCGACGAGGATCTGCTCGCCGTCGACGAGCACCCGCGCGAGGTTGAGCGTCGGCTGGTCGAGCGCGCCCTTGATGCCGCCGGCCCGCTCGATGGCCTCGTGGACCCGCGACCCCGCGGGCAGCGTGACGATGCCGGGCCGCCTGACCTGCCCGGCCACGTCGACGACGACGCGCCCGTCGTCCTCCGCGCCGCCTTCGGCCGCCGGGGCACCCGTCGGGTCGGCCCGGGCCGAGACCTCGAGCGGTCGGTCGACGTCGGACGTGCGCGGCCGCTCCGCCAGGAGCCACCACGTGAGCAGCACGCCAGCCGCGACCGCTGCCGTGGCCACGACGCGCAGATGCACCGCCGACAGCCCCGCGCGTGGTCCGACGTCGGCGCGACGCCGGCCGCGAGCCGGCACGGGCGCCTGCTCCGGCCCCTGCGCGGGCCTCTGGAGGGCACGGTCGACGACCTCGGACCCAGCGCCGGAGGCGTCCTGAGTCGGACCGACCAGCCGGTCGAACGGGTCGTCGTCGTGCGTGGCCTCGAACGACGCGGCGAGCTGCGCGAGCCGGCGCCGCGCGACCTCGGCGCGGGTCTCCTGGGGTGGTGCCGGACGAGGTCCGTGCCGTGGGGTGCTCACCCCTCGACGCTAGGCACCTGGCGACGTCCCGCGGCGGATCGCCGCAGAGACTGTGGACGACGACCGCCGGCGCCGTCGACCCCTGTGTACAGGACCTGCGGACGGAGCGGTCGTCAGTCCTCGGCGACGACGAGGGCGAGCAGCCCCGGATAGGTTCGCTCGATGTCCTCGCGTGGGAGCCTGACGCTGCTGCCGTTGCCGTGGAAGCGCTGCTCCACCAGACCTGCCTCGCGCAGCACCCGGAAATGGTGCGTCCGCGTCGCCTTGGAGACCGGCAGGTCGAAGGAGCCGCAGGGTCGCTCGACGTCGGCGTCCTCGCGCGCGAGGCTGCTGACGACCCGCCGCCGGTGCGGGTCGGCCAGGGCCGCGAGCACGGCCTGGAGGTCCGCCGGCACCCCGGGTTCCCGGTCCGTCACCTGCGCTCCCGTCCGTCGGCTCCTTGAGGTAGGTCTTGCATCGTACCTGGATCCCGTCCTAGGGTCCGTAGGTATGAGCGAGATCGTACCTGAGGCCGTGCTTCACGCCGCCACGTCTGTCGCCCTCGTCGGCACCGCACGTGCGAGACCTGGACGGGCCGACGAGCTCGAGCGCACCCTGCGCTCCTTCCTCGTCCCCACGCGCGCCGAGGCCGGCTGCCGCGTGTACGAGCTGCACCACGGCCCCGACGGCGACCTCAGGTTCTACGAGCAGTGGGCCGACGGCGCCGCCTTGGCGGCGCACCTCGCGACGCCCACGATGCAGGAGTTCCTCGACCGTCGCCACGAGCTCCTGGCCGGCGACCTCGAGGTCACCTTCTGGACGCCGCTGGAGCCTGTGCCTACCCCGGACGAGGCGTGACCGTCACCGCGAGCATGCCGGGACCCACGTGCGCTCCGATCACCGCGCCGACCTCGTTGACCGGCAGGCGGTCGCGGCCGAGCACACCGGCCAGCCGCTCCGCGACCTGGTCGGCGAGGTCGGGGTTGGCGAGGTGCTGCACGCCGATGTCGTAGCCCTCGGTGGCCGCCTCCGCCGCCTCCGCGACGAGGGCCTCGAGCCGCGCCACCGCCTTGGCCGACGTGCGGACGCGCTCGAGCGGCACCACCACGCCGTCACGCAGCGTGAGCAACGGCTTCACCGCGAGGGCCGAGCCGATGAGGGCCGTGGCCGCGCCCACGCGTCCACCGCGACGCAGGTACTCGAGGGTGTCGACGTACATGAGCACGCTCGAGGACTCCCCCGCCGCCAGCGCCGCCCCGACCGCCGCGGCCTCGTCGCCGCCCGCCCGCGCGACCGCGGCCGCCCGCCCTGCGGCGAACCCGGTCGCGATCCCGACCTGCCGGGTGTCGACGCACATGACGGGGACGGGCGCCTCCCGCGCAGCCACCTGGGCCGACTCGAAGGTGCCGGAGATCTCGGCGCTCAGGTGCACGGAGACGATCGCGTCGTGGCCCTCCTGCGCGAGACGCGCGTAGACCGCGGCGAACTCCTCGGGCGTCGGGCGCGACGTGCTCACCGGCACGAAGTCCTTGAGCGCCTGCGCCACGTCGTCGGACGTCGCGTCGACGCCCTCCGTGAACGTCGCCGCCCCGATGACGAGCTTGAGGGGCACGACCGTGATGCCCTCACGCTCGGCGTCGGCCGGGTCGAGGGAGGCGGTGGAGTCGGTCACCACCGCGATGCGTCGCGCCGCCATGTCGGTCCCGTCCCCTCAGACCACGATGTTGACGAGCTTGGGGGCGCGCACGATCGTCTTGCGGACCTCACGACCGTCGATGGCCCGCTGCACGTTCTCCTCGGCCAGCGCGAGCGACGTCAGCTCCTGCTCGGACACGTCGGGCGCGACGTCGAGCTTCGCGCGGACCTTGCCCTGCACCTGCACGACGCACGTGACGGTGTCGGCCACCAGCAGGCTCGGATCGGCCTGCGGGAACGACGCGTGGGCGAGGGAGGCGTCGTGCCCGAGCCGCGACCACAGCTCCTCCGCCACGTGCGGGGCGAACGGCGCCAGCATCAGCACCAGCGGCTCGAGCACCTCGCGGCTGGTCACCGTGGCCTTCGTGCAGTGGTTGGTCAGCTCGATCAGCTTCGCGATCGCGGTGTTGAACCGCAGGCCGTCGAGGTCGGCCGCGACGCCGTCGATCGTGCGGTGCAGGACCTGCAGCGTCGCACGGTCGGGCTCGCCGCCGTCGGCACGGGTCTCGCCGGTCTCCTCGTCGACGACGAGACGCCAGACCCGCTGCAGGAAGCGCTGCGCGCCGACGACGGCGCGCGTCTCCCACGGCCGCGACTGGTCGAGCGGGCCCATGCTCATCTCGTACACGCGGAAGGTGTCGGCGCCGTACTCGTCGTACATCTCGTCGGGGGTGACGACGTTCTTCAGGCTCTTGCCCATCTTCCCGTACTCGCGGGTGACCGGGGCGCCGTCGTAGGTGTACGTGGTGCTGCCGTCGTCGGCGACGTGCTCCTGCACCTCGTCGGCGGGCACGTACGTGCCGCGTGCGTCGGTGAAGGCGTACGCCTGGATGTAGCCCTGGTTGACCAGCCGGTGGAACGGCTCGGCGCTGCTCACGTGGCCGAGGTCGAACAGCACCTTGTGCCAGAAGCGCGCGTACAGCAGGTGCAGCACCGCGTGCTCGACACCGCCGACGTACAGGTCGACGCCGCCGGTCGTCTTGGCGTCCGTGGGACCCATCCAGTACGCCTCGTTCGCCGGGTCGACGAGCGCGTCGGCGTTGTGCGGGTCGAGGTAGCGCAGCTGGTACCAGCTGGAGCCGGCCCAGTTCGGCATCGTGTTGGTGTCGCGACGGTAGCGACGCGGGCCGTCGCCCAGGTCGAGCTCGACCTCGAGCCAGTCGTGCGCGCGACCCAGCGGCGGCTCCGGCTCGCTCGTGACGTCGTCGGGCTCGAAGGTGCGGGGCGAGTAGTCGGGCACGTCGGGCAGCTCGACGGGCAGCAGGTGGTCGGGCACCGCGTGCGGGTGGCCCTCGTCGTCGAAGACGATCGGGAACGGCTCGCCCCAGTACCGCTGGCGCGAGAACAGCCAGTCGCGCAGCCGGTAGGTGGTGGTGCCCGTGCCGAGGCCCTTCTCCTCCAGCCACGCGATGATGCGCGCCTTCGCCTCCGCGACCGACAGGCCGTCGAGGCTCACCTCGTCGTTCGACGACGCGGTGGCCACGCCCTCCCCCGTCCACGGCAGCTCGTCCCCGCCCGTGACGACGCGGGGGGTCGGCAGGCCGAACGCCGTGGCGAAGGCGAAGTCGCGCTCGTCGTGCGCGGGCACGGCCATGATCGCGCCGGTGCCGTAGCCGACGAGCACGTAGTCGGCGACGAACACCGGCACCTGCTCGCCGTTCACCGGGTTCACCGCGTAGGCGCCCGTGAAGACGCCCGTCTTCTCCTTGCTCTCCTGGCGCTCGACGTCGGTCTTGCGCGACGCCGCGTGCCGGTAGGCCGCGACCGCCTCGGTGGGCGAGGCGGCGCCCCCGGTCCAGCGCTCGTCGGTGCCCTCGGGCCACGTGTCGGTGACGATCGCGTCGACCAGCTCGTGCTCGGGGGCCAGGACCATGTACGTGGCGCCGAACAGCGTGTCGGGACGGGTCGTGAACACGCGGATCGCGGCGTTCTCGACCGCCGGCACGTCGAACTCGACCTCCGCGCCGTGGGAGCGGCCGATCCAGTTGCGCTGCATCAGCTTGACCGGCTCGGGCCAGTCGACGGTCTCGAGGTCGTCGAGCAGGCGGTCGGCGTACGCGGTGATCCGCATCTGCCACTGGCGCAGGTTGCGCTGGAACACCGGGAAGTTGCCGCGCTCGCTGCGGCCCTCGGCGGTGACCTCCTCGTTGGACAGCACCGTACCGAGCGCGGGGCACCAGTTGACCGGCGACTCGCTGACGTAGGCCAGGCGGTGCGGGTCGATGACCGCGGGGTCGTCGGTGCCCAGCTTCTCGCGCAGCTCCGCGATGGGCCGGGCGCGGCCCGCCTCCTCGTCGTACCAGGCGTCGAAGATCTGCAGGAAGACCCACTGCGTCCAACGCACGAAGTCGGGGTCGATGGTCGCGAACGAGCGGCGCTGGTCGTGGCCGAGGCCGAGGCGGCGCAGCTGTCGGCGCATGTTCGCGATGTTTGCCAGGGTGTTGGCGCGCGGGTGCTCACCGGTCTGGATGGCGTGCAGCTCGGCCGGAAGCCCGAAGGCGTCGTAGCCGAGGGTGTGCAGCACGTTCTTGCCGAGCATCCGCTGGTGACGCCCGACCACGTCGGTGCCGATGTAGCCCAGCGGGTGGCCGACGTGCAGCCCCGCGCCCGACGGGTAGGGGAACATGTCCATCAGGTAGTACGTCGACGTCGGCAGCTCGCCGTCGCCCGCGAGCTCACCGGTCGGGTTCGGGGCCTCGAAGGTGCCCTCGCGCTCCCAGCGCTCCTGCCAGCGCGCCTCGATCTCGGCGGCGAGGCCGGCGGTGTAGCGGTGGGTGTCGGGACGGTCGGTCGTGTCGGCGCGGTCGGCGGTGCTCACCGGACGATGCTACCGACGAGGCATCGACGGTCTGACGAGCGGAGCACCCGACGCGGCTACGCTCGCCGCATGCGCCAACGTCTCGCTCGGTTCGTCATCCGCCGCATGGGCTACACGATGGTCGGGGAGACGCCGTCGCGCGGGATCCTCGTCGGGGCGCCCCACACGTCGAACTGGGACTTCGTGACGATGCTGCTCGTCATGTGGCACGACGGGGCGCACCCGCGCGTGCTGGTGAAGAAGGAGCTGTTCAAGGGGCCGCTCGGGTGGGTCCTGCGGGCGCTCGGCGGTGTGCCGTTGGACCGTCGGGACGCGGGCGGGGTGGTCGGCGAGCTGGCTGCGGAGGCCCGGGACGGCGAGGACTTCCGCCTCGTCATCGCCGCGGAGGGCACGCGCTCGCGCGGGGAGTACTGGAAGTCGGGCTTCCACCGGCTGTCGCGCGAGACGGGGCTCCCGATCACGCTGGCCTTCTTCGACCCGCCGACCCGCACGATGGGCTACGGCCCGACGTTCGTCGCCTCCGACGACGTCGCCGCCGACATGGACGTCGTGCGGGCCTTCTACGCCGACAAGCTCGGCATCAAGCCCGCCAACGCCACCGTCCCGCGTCTGCGCGAGGAGTAGGCCCGCCCGGCGGGGGTGCCGGGCCGTGGGCGGCGAAAGGTACAGCGACGCCCGGCTCAGCTCCCGTCGGACGTGCCGTCGGCGGGTGACGACGTCGGCTCGGCGGGGACGACGAGCGGACGCACGCGCACCCAGGTGAGGAACGCGGCGGCCACCACGAGCATCCCGATGCCGGCCCACAGGTTGATGTTGAGCCCGTCCCCTCGCGCAAGCTCCGCCTCGGTGGCGCGGAACAGCCCGAGGCCGGTGAGGATCAGGCCGTAGACGCCGAGCAGGCCGCCGATGAGGGTGCGGACGTCGAACGCGCCCG from Aeromicrobium erythreum encodes:
- a CDS encoding helix-hairpin-helix domain-containing protein, yielding MSTPRHGPRPAPPQETRAEVARRRLAQLAASFEATHDDDPFDRLVGPTQDASGAGSEVVDRALQRPAQGPEQAPVPARGRRRADVGPRAGLSAVHLRVVATAAVAAGVLLTWWLLAERPRTSDVDRPLEVSARADPTGAPAAEGGAEDDGRVVVDVAGQVRRPGIVTLPAGSRVHEAIERAGGIKGALDQPTLNLARVLVDGEQILVGVDPPAAAVAGPGTGGTGGPGVAVNLNTATLEELDALPGVGPVTAQAILDWRTENGRFTSVDDLLDVAGIGEKTLEDLRDRVSV
- a CDS encoding ArsR/SmtB family transcription factor: MPADLQAVLAALADPHRRRVVSSLAREDADVERPCGSFDLPVSKATRTHHFRVLREAGLVEQRFHGNGSSVRLPREDIERTYPGLLALVVAED
- a CDS encoding putative quinol monooxygenase; the encoded protein is MSEIVPEAVLHAATSVALVGTARARPGRADELERTLRSFLVPTRAEAGCRVYELHHGPDGDLRFYEQWADGAALAAHLATPTMQEFLDRRHELLAGDLEVTFWTPLEPVPTPDEA
- a CDS encoding DegV family protein: MAARRIAVVTDSTASLDPADAEREGITVVPLKLVIGAATFTEGVDATSDDVAQALKDFVPVSTSRPTPEEFAAVYARLAQEGHDAIVSVHLSAEISGTFESAQVAAREAPVPVMCVDTRQVGIATGFAAGRAAAVARAGGDEAAAVGAALAAGESSSVLMYVDTLEYLRRGGRVGAATALIGSALAVKPLLTLRDGVVVPLERVRTSAKAVARLEALVAEAAEAATEGYDIGVQHLANPDLADQVAERLAGVLGRDRLPVNEVGAVIGAHVGPGMLAVTVTPRPG
- the leuS gene encoding leucine--tRNA ligase encodes the protein MSTADRADTTDRPDTHRYTAGLAAEIEARWQERWEREGTFEAPNPTGELAGDGELPTSTYYLMDMFPYPSGAGLHVGHPLGYIGTDVVGRHQRMLGKNVLHTLGYDAFGLPAELHAIQTGEHPRANTLANIANMRRQLRRLGLGHDQRRSFATIDPDFVRWTQWVFLQIFDAWYDEEAGRARPIAELREKLGTDDPAVIDPHRLAYVSESPVNWCPALGTVLSNEEVTAEGRSERGNFPVFQRNLRQWQMRITAYADRLLDDLETVDWPEPVKLMQRNWIGRSHGAEVEFDVPAVENAAIRVFTTRPDTLFGATYMVLAPEHELVDAIVTDTWPEGTDERWTGGAASPTEAVAAYRHAASRKTDVERQESKEKTGVFTGAYAVNPVNGEQVPVFVADYVLVGYGTGAIMAVPAHDERDFAFATAFGLPTPRVVTGGDELPWTGEGVATASSNDEVSLDGLSVAEAKARIIAWLEEKGLGTGTTTYRLRDWLFSRQRYWGEPFPIVFDDEGHPHAVPDHLLPVELPDVPDYSPRTFEPDDVTSEPEPPLGRAHDWLEVELDLGDGPRRYRRDTNTMPNWAGSSWYQLRYLDPHNADALVDPANEAYWMGPTDAKTTGGVDLYVGGVEHAVLHLLYARFWHKVLFDLGHVSSAEPFHRLVNQGYIQAYAFTDARGTYVPADEVQEHVADDGSTTYTYDGAPVTREYGKMGKSLKNVVTPDEMYDEYGADTFRVYEMSMGPLDQSRPWETRAVVGAQRFLQRVWRLVVDEETGETRADGGEPDRATLQVLHRTIDGVAADLDGLRFNTAIAKLIELTNHCTKATVTSREVLEPLVLMLAPFAPHVAEELWSRLGHDASLAHASFPQADPSLLVADTVTCVVQVQGKVRAKLDVAPDVSEQELTSLALAEENVQRAIDGREVRKTIVRAPKLVNIVV
- a CDS encoding 1-acyl-sn-glycerol-3-phosphate acyltransferase is translated as MRQRLARFVIRRMGYTMVGETPSRGILVGAPHTSNWDFVTMLLVMWHDGAHPRVLVKKELFKGPLGWVLRALGGVPLDRRDAGGVVGELAAEARDGEDFRLVIAAEGTRSRGEYWKSGFHRLSRETGLPITLAFFDPPTRTMGYGPTFVASDDVAADMDVVRAFYADKLGIKPANATVPRLREE